The proteins below come from a single Aegilops tauschii subsp. strangulata cultivar AL8/78 chromosome 6, Aet v6.0, whole genome shotgun sequence genomic window:
- the LOC141026164 gene encoding uncharacterized protein — MNTVSELIDVESGTWKIDIVRNNFISPVAEAILNIPLRRMGGDDSWAWSAEKAGIYTVKSAYRTLIIRNEHLALEEGLVIESSETNKQMWTKLWKLNVVPKVRVFWWHVLPGILPVKSTLKYRHIASLARCKVCLSTDEDMYHALIQCTHAKRFWVEAREWLGINLPELHGLTWSRDILCDSRFDVSDQAKIIAVMWAIWTSRNNITHDKVSMEPMQSLKLIRDALAVLELPTKHACILPGHGWRPPDGEVIKVNTDAGISMLEHRAEASDVREGVVVALLRGFARVQIETDCLDVVKPLKFTPDFALYDSAVTLRY; from the exons ATGAACACGGTTTCAGAACTGATCGATGTTGAGTCTGGGACATGGAAGATTGACATTGTGAGGAACAATTTTATCTCTCCCGTGGCAGAAGCTATACTAAATATTCCTCTAAGGCGGATGGGAGGAGATGACAGCTGGGCATGGTCAGCGGAGAAAGCAGGCATCTATACTGTAAAATCGGCGTACCGAACTCTCATAATTCGCAACGAGCATCTTGCTCTAGAAGAAGGGTTGGTTATAGAATCTTCAGAGACGAACAAACAGATGTGGACGAAGCTTTGGAAGCTGAATGTGGTGCCCAAAGTTCGCGTGTTCTGGTGGCATGTGCTTCCGGGGATACTTCCTGTCAAGAGCACCCTCAAGTACAGGCACATAGCATCTTTAGCCAGGTGTAAGGTATGCCTGTCAACAGATGAAGATATGTATCATGCGTTGATACAATGCACACATGCAAAACGCTTCTGGGTAGAAGCCCGCGAGTGGCTGGGCATCAACTTACCGGAGCTACATGGCTTGACTTGGTCCAGGGATATTCTCTGTGACTCTCGTTTCGATGTTTCGGACCAAGCTAAGATCATCGCGGTGATGTGGGCTATCTGGACATCTCGGAATAACATTACTCATGACAAGGTAAGTATGGAACCGATGCAATCACTGAAATTGATTAGAGATGCTCTTGCGGTGCTAGAGCTTCCAACCAAGCATGCTTGCATACTGCCAGGTCATGGGTGGCGACCGCCAGATGGTGAGGTGATCAAAGTTAACACTGATGCTGGAATCTCTATGCTGGAGCACAGAGCAG AGGCTTCTGATGTACGTGAAGGcgtggtggtggcattgcttcgtGGCTTTGCGCGGGTGCAGATTGAGACAGATTGCTTGGATGTGGTGAAACCTCTGAAATTCACGCCGGACTTCGCGCTCTATGATAGCGCCGTTACTCTTAGATATTGA
- the LOC141026165 gene encoding uncharacterized protein, whose product MRTLCWNCRGIGDPATVRELCELIRECAPSVVYIVETQLSKRRVEGLTTTLGFEGGFAVASSGRSGGLGIFWKDGLDLRVKNFSRYHIDVWVAEPGKEDWRLTCVYGEANRSLRQNTWDTMTRLRGELTLPWVCIGDFNEVLRREEQMGPNERDVAQMVGFHEAVDLCGLSDLGYIGLDLTFEKKIANDQYCRVGLARALATAEWSAMFPFALVRHLVAAKSDHSPVILMNDADSGNRRVGLGKIFRYEKMWEKRENFFPMFERLWKADGKCTSVSDMHVKLKKLSESLADWGSREFGHVRNELRTLKARLKELRAAVGRVGPNYEEKKIESRIVELNYREEVMWRQRSRIQWLAECDGNTKFFHQKATTRRRRNRISQLTRDDGTACIDEEEIGSMATEFYKNLYASEPTVGMEEVLVGNMP is encoded by the coding sequence ATGAGAACTCTGTGCTGGAACTGTCGTGGAATTGGCGATCCCGCGACGGTTAGAGAGCTCTGTGAGCTCATTCGGGAGTGTGCACCGTCGGTGGTCTATATTGTGGAGACACAATTATCGAAACGGAGGGTGGAGGGTCTGACGACGACGTTAGGCTTTGAAGGAGGGTTTGCAGTAGCTAGCTCTGGTAGGAGTGGAGGTTTAGGAATTTTCTGGAAGGATGGTCTGGACTTGCGGGTAAAAAACTTCTCGCGTTACCACATTGATGTGTGGGTGGCGGAGCCAGGTAAGGAGGACTGGCGGCTGACGTGCGTGTATGGTGAGGCAAACAGAAGCTTGAGACAAAATACCTGGGACACGATGACAAGGCTGAGAGGGGAATTAACACTCCCCTGGGTTTGTATCGGTGACTTCAATGAAGTTTTGCGGAGAGAGGAGCAGATGGGTCCTAATGAAAGAGATGTTGCACAGATGGTGGGTTTTCATGAAGCTGTGGATCTTTGTGGACTAAGCGATCTGGGTTATATTGGGCTGGACTTGACTTTTGAGAAGAAGATTGCTAATGACCAATATTGCAGGGTGGGGCTAGCTAGAGCACTTGCTACCGCGGAGTGGAGCGCAATGTTTCCTTTCGCTTTGGTGAGACACCTTGTTGCTGCTAAGTCAGATCACAGCCCAGTCATTTTAATGAATGATGCCGATAGTGGGAACCGTCGTGTGGGTCTTGGGAAGATTTTCCGATATGAGAAAATGTGGGAGAAGCGTGAGAATTTTTTTCCTATGTTTGAGAGGCTTTGGAAAGCTGATGGTAAGTGCACTTCGGTTTCAGACATGCATGTAAAGTTGAAGAAACTGTCTGAGTCCCTTGCTGATTGGGGCTCGCGGGAATTTGGCCATGTTCGAAATGAATTAAGAACGCTCAAAGCTCGATTAAAAGAGTTAAGGGCAGCTGTTGGACGTGTAGGGCCGAACTATGAAGAGAAAAAGATAGAAAGCCGCATTGTTGAGCTGAATTATAGAGAGGAGGTCATGTGGCGGCAGCGCTCCCGCATACAGTGGCTTGCCGAGTGCGATGGCAATACTAAGTTCTTCCATCAAAAAGCTACAACTAGGCGAAGACGGAATCGTATTTCACAACTCACTAGAGATGATGGTACAGCCTGTATAGATGAGGAGGAGATCGGCTCCATGGCCACAGAGTTCTATAAAAATTTGTATGCCTCTGAGCCTACTGTTGGGATGGAAGAGGtgcttgttggaaatatgccctag